A region from the Phycodurus eques isolate BA_2022a chromosome 12, UOR_Pequ_1.1, whole genome shotgun sequence genome encodes:
- the LOC133410389 gene encoding MOB-like protein phocein isoform X3 — translation MAFRKFLPLFDRVLVERFTAETVTKGGIMLPEKSQGKVLQAAVLAVGPGSVNQDFYNWPDESFEEMDSTLAVQQYIQQNIRLDCSNIDKILEPPEGQDEGVWKYEHLRQFCLELNGLAVKLQSECHPDTCTQMTATEQWIFLCAAHKTPKECPAIDYTRHTLDGAACLLNSNKYFPSRVSIKESSVAKLGSVCRRIYRIFSHAYFHHRQIFDKYENETFLCHRFTRFVMKYNLMSKDNLIVPILEEEVQNTSSAGESEA, via the exons ATG GCCTTCAGAAAATTCCTGCCGCTGTTCGACCGCGTGCTAGTGGAGCGTTTCACGGCGGAGACAGTGACCAAGGGGGGCATCATGCTGCCTGAGAAGTCTCAAGGCAAAGTGCTGCAGGCCGCAGTGTTGGCAGTCGGGCCTGGATCTGTCAACCAG GATTTCTACAACTGGCCGGATGAGTCATTTGAGGAGATGGACAGCACCCTGGCTGTTCAACAG TACATTCAGCAGAACATCCGCTTGGATTGCTCCAATATCGACAAAATCCTGGAACCCCCCGAGGGTCAGGATGAGGGGGTGTGGAAATACGAGCACCTCAG ACAGTTCTGCTTGGAGCTCAACGGACTAGCGGTCAAACTGCAG AGCGAGTGCCATCCAGACACATGCACCCAGATGACGGCCACTGAGCAGTGGATCTTTTTATGCGCCGCCCACAAGACCCCCAAAGAG TGCCCCGCCATCGACTACACCAGGCACACACTGGACGGAGCGGCCTGTCTTCTCAATAGCAACAAATACTTTCCAAGCAG GGTGAGCATCAAGGAGTCGTCGGTGGCTAAGCTGGGTTCGGTGTGTCGCCGCATCTATAGGATATTCTCTCACGCCTACTTCCACCACCGCCAGATATTTGACAAATATGAG AATGAAACGTTCCTGTGTCACCGCTTCACGCGCTTTGTGATGAAGTACAACCTGATGTCCAAGGACAACCTGATCGTGCCCATCCTGGAGGAGGAGGTGCAGAACACCTCGTCGGCCGGCGAGAGCGAGGCCTGA
- the LOC133410389 gene encoding 10 kDa heat shock protein, mitochondrial isoform X2, whose protein sequence is MAFRKFLPLFDRVLVERFTAETVTKGGIMLPEKSQGKVLQAAVLAVGPGSVNQKGNLQPVSVKVGEKVLLPEYGGTKVTLDDKEYFLFRDGDILGKYVD, encoded by the exons ATG GCCTTCAGAAAATTCCTGCCGCTGTTCGACCGCGTGCTAGTGGAGCGTTTCACGGCGGAGACAGTGACCAAGGGGGGCATCATGCTGCCTGAGAAGTCTCAAGGCAAAGTGCTGCAGGCCGCAGTGTTGGCAGTCGGGCCTGGATCTGTCAACCAG AAAGGAAATTTACAGCCCGTCAGTGTGAAGGTTGGGGAGAAGGTCCTCCTACCAGAGTACGGCGGAACTAAAGTCACTTTGGATGATAAG GAGTACTTCCTGTTCCGCGATGGTGACATCCTGGGCAAATATGTGGATTAA
- the LOC133410389 gene encoding MOB-like protein phocein isoform X1 → MVMAEGAAVLRRNRPGTKAKDFYNWPDESFEEMDSTLAVQQYIQQNIRLDCSNIDKILEPPEGQDEGVWKYEHLRQFCLELNGLAVKLQSECHPDTCTQMTATEQWIFLCAAHKTPKECPAIDYTRHTLDGAACLLNSNKYFPSRVSIKESSVAKLGSVCRRIYRIFSHAYFHHRQIFDKYENETFLCHRFTRFVMKYNLMSKDNLIVPILEEEVQNTSSAGESEA, encoded by the exons ATGGTCATGGCGGAGGGTGCTGCAGTTCTCAGGAGGAATCGGCCTGGAACCAAGGCAAAG GATTTCTACAACTGGCCGGATGAGTCATTTGAGGAGATGGACAGCACCCTGGCTGTTCAACAG TACATTCAGCAGAACATCCGCTTGGATTGCTCCAATATCGACAAAATCCTGGAACCCCCCGAGGGTCAGGATGAGGGGGTGTGGAAATACGAGCACCTCAG ACAGTTCTGCTTGGAGCTCAACGGACTAGCGGTCAAACTGCAG AGCGAGTGCCATCCAGACACATGCACCCAGATGACGGCCACTGAGCAGTGGATCTTTTTATGCGCCGCCCACAAGACCCCCAAAGAG TGCCCCGCCATCGACTACACCAGGCACACACTGGACGGAGCGGCCTGTCTTCTCAATAGCAACAAATACTTTCCAAGCAG GGTGAGCATCAAGGAGTCGTCGGTGGCTAAGCTGGGTTCGGTGTGTCGCCGCATCTATAGGATATTCTCTCACGCCTACTTCCACCACCGCCAGATATTTGACAAATATGAG AATGAAACGTTCCTGTGTCACCGCTTCACGCGCTTTGTGATGAAGTACAACCTGATGTCCAAGGACAACCTGATCGTGCCCATCCTGGAGGAGGAGGTGCAGAACACCTCGTCGGCCGGCGAGAGCGAGGCCTGA
- the rftn2 gene encoding raftlin-2 — translation MGCGLRKLEDPEDSSPGKIYSTLKRPQVETKTETVYDYVLLDFSLEGSRPTVQYVSSLAELPQALQPYYTQGYVLAALHPIILSVGRTRSLPFSLLYRAVLARPRLSQQTASMCHSVPVLRVEEWPLPGDSLTGDIVRALIDRVNSSARGGVRFVGSVLQQVSVLSNGSRLQSPKRGCRSPPCSPPRTPPGDRELEDNTYSPDMRLLVFFHSWAPGCAPLDSLACQYHQGALSMRVSRKGQVVSALEADWLELTAAYYRRGWSLVDSFVYWDTPKGEPVPRSLEGLFVYEESSTAPPANDTIVVEQWTVIEGSSVKTDYGPLLHTLAEFGWLLTCVLPTPIIRHDSDGNLATKQVVFLQRPVRNQAAAQHRNQVLSVHSNVSSRSVSRSVSGGALQQEVSHVAGGIGGFPVFGGGFPSSLSHLEEGGFDQEEGKAEVTCM, via the exons ATGGGCTGCGGTTTGAGGAAGTTGGAGGACCCGGAGGACAGCAGCCCCGGGAAGATCTACTCGACGCTGAAGAGACCTCAAGTGGAGACCAAGACTGAGACCGTCTACGATTATGTCCTCCTGGACTTTAGCTTGGAAG GTAGCCGCCCAACAGTGCAGTACGTGTCGTCGCTGGCCGAGCTGCCTCAGGCGCTGCAGCCGTACTACACGCAGGGCTACGTCCTGGCCGCCCTGCACCCCATCATCCTCTCCGTGGGCCGCACCCGTTCGCTGCCCTTCAGCCTGCTCTATCGCGCCGTCCTGGCCAGGCCCAGACTGAG tcaacAGACGGCGTCCATGTGTCACAGCGTGCCGGTGCTGAGGGTGGAGGAGTGGCCGCTACCCGGAGACTCGCTGACGGGCGACATTGTTCGAGCGCTCATTGACAGG GTGAACAGCAGTGCCCGCGGTGGGGTCCGTTTTGTCGGCTCAGTCCTCCAGCAGGTGAGCGTGCTGAGCAATGGCAGCAGGCTGCAGAGTCCAAAGAGGGGCTGCCGCTCACCCCCGTGCTCTCCCCCTCGCACTCCCCCAGGAGACCGCGAGCTGGAGGACAACACGTACAGTCCTG ACATGCGACTTCTGGTCTTCTTCCACTCCTGGGCTCCGGGTTGTGCTCCTCTGGACTCGTTGGCGTGCCAGTACCACCAGGGGGCGTTGTCCATGCGCGTCTCCAGGAAGGGCCAGGTGGTGAGCGCCCTGGAGGCTGACTGGCTGGAACTGACAGCGGCCTACTACCGCAGAGGCTGGTCGCTGGTGGACTCCTTCGTCTACTGGGACACCCCGAAAG GCGAGCCTGTGCCACGGTCACTGGAAGGCCTTTTTGTGTATGAAGAGAGTAGCACCGCCCCTCCTGCCAATGACACCATCGTGGTAGAGCAGTGGACCGTCATTGAG GGTTCCAGTGTCAAAACAGACTACGGGCCGCTGCTCCACACACTGGCTGAGTTTGGATGGCTGCTGACGTGCGTGCTGCCCACTCCCATCATACGACATGACAG TGATGGGAATCTGGCCACCAAGCAAGTTGTTTTCCTTCAGCGGCCCGTCAGAAATCAGGCGGCAGCACAACACAGGAACCAG GTTCTGTCAGTGCACAGCAACGTCTCTAGCCGCTCCGTGAGTCGCTCAGTCAGCGGCGGCGCGCTTCAGCAGGAGGTCTCCCATGTGGCCGGGGGCATCGGCGGCTTCCCGGTGTTCGGAGGGGGGTTCCCCAGCTCCCTGTCGCACCTGGAGGAGGGCGGCTTTGACCAGGAGGAGGGCAAAGCGGAGGTGACGTGCATGTGA